The proteins below are encoded in one region of Metabacillus dongyingensis:
- a CDS encoding TetR/AcrR family transcriptional regulator translates to MAAGSVEGTKERILDAAYKLFAEHGYEHTPISLIMKTVGRSKGTFYSHYQRKEDIALDIIDKQVYRNYGFIEKVVEPYIYQKDYHVLDFFTGYFTIGLHLEDRKEWTLVFNDLIRLSIKDEVIREKLSLVHNGWIYLFNRAISRGIELKQLSEDIDREAIIKVILSLYKGIQLERTYGNGPDIEQIRYILERILRQ, encoded by the coding sequence ATGGCAGCCGGGTCAGTAGAAGGAACAAAAGAACGTATTCTAGATGCTGCTTATAAACTTTTTGCTGAGCATGGATACGAGCATACTCCAATCAGTTTAATCATGAAAACAGTTGGTCGTTCAAAAGGAACGTTTTATTCTCATTATCAGCGAAAAGAAGATATCGCATTAGATATCATTGATAAACAAGTATATAGAAATTATGGTTTTATAGAAAAGGTTGTTGAACCTTACATTTACCAAAAGGATTATCATGTTCTCGATTTTTTTACAGGTTATTTTACTATTGGTCTTCACCTTGAGGATCGAAAAGAATGGACACTAGTTTTTAATGACTTGATTCGTCTCTCAATAAAAGATGAAGTTATTCGTGAAAAGCTTTCACTCGTACATAATGGATGGATTTATTTGTTTAATAGAGCGATATCAAGGGGAATTGAATTAAAGCAATTATCAGAGGACATAGATAGGGAAGCTATTATTAAGGTTATTCTTTCCTTATATAAAGGTATTCAATTAGAAAGAACTTATGGAAATGGACCAGACATCGAACAAATTCGATATATATTAGAAAGAATTCTCCGGCAATAA
- a CDS encoding lipase family protein has translation MAKEVTRGSNQDPNSNPKISYHTYVDLSRMVYENISTIKNKCIVVKGEYGPEGWIVIDVIDDKETELQAMAVKKGNQIIIVYRGSGEIPSVSDMLTGKLKELEDWTVTDYNYLVNGGDREPSKTRLEIEMAKKHNKMTGKINEFSKDLKNPFDEAVKFADRVKKEHPNALFFTTGHSLGGALATYMRVKRRDWIIEAITYSAPNVYGLLTPEEKALVEKGVFKNNTEDQTDPRDTFGNLNSTFPEVGTVKYVDNESYWTLYNHRLVNFIRMNEPEAKALAEKMDELHWLVIDNRLLIDEFSSLHDEAILGVQREFEGRLSSEFNLIPFDAVQKMISNYALSISSGLPKFYDVSAEEALYSCINQLEKDTMDVSDNLRYMAANLSDKDRQIANWLKIT, from the coding sequence ATGGCTAAAGAAGTGACAAGAGGAAGTAACCAAGATCCTAATTCTAACCCAAAAATTTCTTATCATACTTATGTAGATCTTTCCAGAATGGTTTATGAAAATATCAGCACTATAAAAAACAAATGTATTGTTGTAAAGGGTGAATATGGACCTGAAGGTTGGATTGTCATAGATGTAATAGACGATAAAGAAACCGAATTGCAAGCAATGGCCGTTAAAAAGGGTAATCAAATTATTATTGTGTACCGTGGCTCAGGAGAAATTCCAAGTGTATCAGATATGCTGACTGGGAAACTTAAAGAGTTGGAGGACTGGACTGTTACAGACTACAATTACCTAGTTAATGGGGGAGATAGGGAACCATCCAAAACTCGTTTGGAAATAGAAATGGCAAAAAAACATAATAAGATGACCGGAAAGATTAACGAGTTTAGTAAAGATTTGAAGAATCCATTTGATGAAGCTGTAAAATTTGCAGATCGGGTTAAAAAGGAACATCCAAATGCCTTATTCTTTACAACAGGACACTCTCTTGGAGGGGCGTTAGCAACTTACATGAGGGTGAAAAGAAGGGACTGGATTATTGAAGCTATAACCTATAGTGCTCCCAATGTGTATGGATTGCTAACACCAGAAGAGAAAGCATTGGTTGAAAAAGGTGTATTTAAAAATAACACGGAGGACCAAACCGATCCCCGCGATACTTTTGGAAACTTAAATAGTACATTTCCAGAAGTGGGAACAGTAAAATATGTTGATAATGAAAGTTATTGGACTTTATATAACCACCGTCTTGTAAATTTTATTCGAATGAATGAACCAGAAGCGAAGGCTTTAGCTGAAAAGATGGATGAGTTGCATTGGTTAGTAATTGATAATCGATTATTAATTGATGAATTCAGTTCGCTGCACGATGAAGCTATACTCGGCGTTCAACGAGAATTCGAAGGGAGGTTGAGCTCAGAGTTTAATCTTATTCCCTTTGATGCAGTACAAAAAATGATAAGTAATTATGCGTTAAGTATAAGTTCAGGGTTACCTAAATTTTACGATGTATCAGCTGAAGAAGCGCTATATTCGTGTATTAATCAACTTGAGAAAGATACTATGGATGTTTCTGATAACTTACGATACATGGCAGCAAATCTTAGTGATAAGGATAGGCAAATCGCAAACTGGCTAAAAATAACTTAA
- a CDS encoding WXG100 family type VII secretion target, translating to MSGNIRVTPAELVVMSTRYNGESGQVGEQITRLDSMISQLQGMWEGEASRAFAEQYETLKPSFIQMQQLLEDISAQLNSTARALEEADQQIASQIRG from the coding sequence ATGTCAGGTAATATTCGCGTTACCCCAGCTGAATTAGTTGTTATGTCGACTCGCTACAATGGTGAAAGCGGTCAGGTGGGTGAGCAGATTACTCGCTTGGATTCCATGATTAGTCAATTACAAGGAATGTGGGAAGGTGAAGCAAGCCGTGCATTCGCTGAGCAATATGAAACATTAAAGCCTTCTTTTATTCAAATGCAGCAATTATTAGAGGATATCTCAGCTCAGCTTAACAGCACTGCACGCGCTCTTGAAGAGGCAGATCAGCAAATTGCCAGTCAAATTCGTGGTTAA
- a CDS encoding DUF3574 domain-containing protein has translation MDKKKIFYWIIPILLIVFLGNAVYAAEQQDISKTKQSSLLKGQFYLEDVVKIYVPSTYNVDQPIDNTPYVNKSLEEFSRMFGGATAIDGTGSWLTDDNQLVKEKVTIVYSYAEDLDKKKINKAVTYAKTLKEEMKQSSVSLEINGKMYFIE, from the coding sequence TTGGATAAGAAAAAAATCTTCTATTGGATTATTCCGATTCTATTAATTGTCTTTTTAGGCAACGCTGTGTACGCTGCAGAACAACAAGATATATCTAAAACAAAACAATCTTCTTTATTAAAGGGTCAATTCTACCTTGAAGACGTAGTGAAAATTTATGTACCATCTACATATAATGTTGATCAGCCAATTGATAATACTCCATATGTTAACAAGTCTTTAGAAGAATTCTCAAGAATGTTTGGGGGAGCTACAGCCATCGATGGGACGGGATCATGGCTAACTGATGATAATCAGTTGGTTAAGGAGAAAGTAACGATTGTCTATAGCTATGCAGAAGATTTGGATAAGAAAAAAATTAATAAAGCAGTTACCTATGCCAAAACTCTAAAGGAAGAGATGAAACAATCATCAGTGTCTCTTGAAATAAATGGGAAAATGTATTTTATTGAATAA
- a CDS encoding phosphoglycerate dehydrogenase has product MSPITLDKVKKIKTLNNIAEGGLNVFHKDTFTVDNDCENPDAILVRSFNMHSMEFGNNLKAIARAGAGVNNIPVDKCTDQGIVVFNTPGANANAVKEIVLTSVMASSRNLFAGVAWTKTLEGKGEQVPKLVEAGKKQFAGTEIKGKTLGVIGLGAIGALVANDAIALDMDVIGFDPFISVDTAWNLSRNVKRAITIEELFASADYITVHTPLTDDTRGMFNQATFSIMKPGVHILNFSRGELVYETDIEAALESGIVGKYITDFPNENVLKMKNTVSIPHLGASTKESEDNCAIMAGRQIRDFLQTGNIKNSVNFPNACLPYTGKQRVAAFHRNVPGMVGKITSAISSYDLNIADMVNRSRGEYAYTMIDIDNNVTSDIIPLLEEKIYKIEGIVTARII; this is encoded by the coding sequence ATGAGCCCAATAACATTAGACAAAGTGAAAAAAATTAAAACATTAAATAATATTGCAGAAGGAGGTTTAAATGTCTTTCATAAGGATACCTTTACGGTTGATAATGACTGTGAAAATCCTGATGCGATTCTTGTTCGCAGCTTTAATATGCATTCAATGGAATTCGGTAATAATTTAAAAGCAATCGCACGGGCCGGGGCAGGTGTCAATAATATTCCAGTAGACAAATGTACAGATCAAGGAATAGTGGTTTTTAATACCCCTGGTGCTAATGCTAATGCTGTAAAAGAGATTGTTTTAACCTCAGTAATGGCTTCATCACGAAATCTTTTTGCAGGTGTTGCATGGACAAAGACCTTAGAAGGTAAAGGGGAACAAGTTCCAAAGCTTGTGGAAGCAGGAAAAAAACAATTTGCAGGAACAGAAATTAAGGGGAAGACACTGGGTGTTATTGGATTAGGTGCAATTGGTGCGCTTGTAGCGAACGATGCGATTGCTTTAGACATGGATGTGATTGGATTTGACCCGTTTATCTCTGTTGATACGGCATGGAATTTATCGCGTAATGTTAAACGTGCTATTACCATTGAGGAGTTGTTTGCAAGCGCTGATTATATTACCGTACACACACCATTAACTGATGATACAAGGGGAATGTTTAATCAAGCAACATTTAGCATAATGAAACCAGGTGTTCATATTTTGAATTTCTCACGCGGGGAACTTGTGTATGAAACGGATATTGAAGCTGCACTTGAAAGCGGGATAGTGGGTAAATATATTACAGACTTTCCAAATGAAAATGTATTGAAAATGAAAAATACTGTGTCAATACCACATCTTGGTGCCTCCACAAAAGAATCTGAGGATAATTGTGCGATTATGGCGGGTCGCCAGATTAGGGATTTCCTGCAGACAGGAAACATTAAAAACTCAGTGAATTTTCCAAATGCTTGCCTTCCATATACAGGTAAGCAACGTGTAGCAGCTTTTCATCGAAACGTCCCTGGCATGGTTGGAAAGATTACCTCAGCCATCTCAAGCTATGATTTAAACATCGCAGATATGGTGAACAGAAGTCGTGGGGAATATGCCTATACAATGATTGATATTGATAATAATGTAACGAGTGATATCATTCCCCTTTTGGAGGAAAAAATCTACAAGATTGAAGGCATTGTCACAGCACGTATTATCTAA
- a CDS encoding response regulator transcription factor, producing MNEPKILIIDDEEPMRSLIKTFLYKDGYAVLEASNGLKGLELISKKEPDLILVDVMMPFMDGFVFAEELKKSYNIPLIFLSAKGEEWDKIHGLKLGGDDYIVKPFHPGELLARIESVLRRANYSTKQSTELSTGPLVLDFMAFRAYIHGMPLSLTLKEFEMLSLLAKNKGTVFSRDQLLQSVWGDDYKGTGRTVDTHIKTLRLKLKDEAKLIQTVWSVGYKFEVENLSSRKKQPAD from the coding sequence ATGAATGAACCGAAGATTTTGATAATAGATGATGAAGAACCGATGAGATCATTGATTAAGACCTTTTTATACAAAGATGGATATGCTGTATTGGAAGCTTCTAATGGTCTGAAAGGCCTTGAATTGATTTCAAAGAAAGAACCTGATCTTATCCTTGTAGATGTGATGATGCCTTTTATGGATGGATTTGTTTTTGCAGAAGAATTGAAGAAATCTTATAACATCCCGCTCATCTTTTTATCTGCCAAAGGAGAGGAATGGGATAAGATTCATGGTCTTAAGCTTGGAGGGGATGATTATATTGTTAAACCTTTCCATCCCGGGGAGCTGCTTGCCCGAATTGAATCCGTGTTAAGAAGAGCCAATTACTCAACCAAGCAGAGCACAGAATTATCAACAGGTCCGCTCGTTCTGGATTTCATGGCGTTCCGTGCCTACATACATGGTATGCCGCTTTCCTTAACACTGAAAGAATTTGAAATGCTGTCACTTCTCGCAAAAAATAAAGGGACTGTTTTTTCCCGTGATCAGCTCCTGCAGTCTGTTTGGGGAGATGATTATAAAGGCACCGGCAGGACAGTCGATACTCATATTAAAACCCTGCGGCTAAAATTAAAGGATGAGGCAAAGCTGATTCAGACTGTATGGAGTGTAGGCTATAAGTTTGAAGTTGAGAACCTGAGCAGCAGAAAAAAGCAACCGGCCGATTGA